The following proteins come from a genomic window of Stanieria sp. NIES-3757:
- a CDS encoding ATPase — translation MPIKRHRRKLANGEEKIYTYAVSVDGSTRQSLSARDSSESLQIYRGKEFRRIVAALQANSSLLVVGEAGCGKTFLAQAITAELTEMNFQVAVTKPGTVKQILSEIANQLGVDTENLNGKALSTMGLMKEIADWLLVNTAFLICDNAHRFPVSLRCWLDQLHTQGQPILLLATYPPARDIFFKLPRIELEPMKDSATRAIMLEAAAELNLELTPAQLASLQQRVGGNPMLAKRVVREEYLGLDGQALDHTQWIDGTPYLIAGLMCLVLVRFIGLGFNNKSLYLLGGIITVTVGVVRIILFSLPRKSGRLGQ, via the coding sequence CTACGCTGTATCTGTCGATGGCTCAACCAGACAATCTCTATCCGCTCGTGACAGTTCGGAGTCGCTGCAAATCTACAGAGGCAAGGAATTTCGTCGTATTGTCGCAGCACTCCAGGCAAACTCCAGTTTATTAGTTGTTGGCGAAGCTGGTTGTGGCAAAACCTTCTTAGCTCAAGCCATTACCGCCGAACTGACCGAAATGAATTTTCAGGTAGCCGTCACCAAACCAGGAACGGTCAAACAGATACTCAGTGAAATAGCTAATCAGTTAGGAGTGGATACGGAAAACCTCAATGGTAAGGCACTTTCGACAATGGGACTGATGAAAGAGATTGCTGATTGGTTGTTAGTTAATACCGCATTTCTCATCTGTGACAATGCCCATCGTTTCCCAGTCTCTTTACGCTGTTGGTTAGACCAACTCCATACCCAAGGACAGCCCATCTTACTGCTAGCTACCTATCCTCCTGCGCGGGACATTTTTTTTAAACTACCCAGAATCGAACTCGAACCAATGAAAGATTCGGCGACTAGAGCCATCATGCTAGAAGCTGCTGCGGAATTAAACCTGGAACTCACACCCGCTCAATTAGCATCTTTGCAGCAGAGAGTTGGAGGCAATCCCATGTTAGCCAAACGAGTAGTCAGAGAGGAATATTTGGGTTTAGATGGTCAGGCATTAGACCATACTCAGTGGATTGATGGCACACCTTATTTAATCGCTGGTTTAATGTGTTTAGTTCTAGTGCGCTTTATCGGACTTGGATTTAACAACAAATCCCTTTATCTCTTGGGTGGCATTATCACCGTAACAGTTGGAGTCGTCAGAATAATTTTATTTAGCTTACCTCGTAAATCTGGAAGATTGGGACAATAA
- a CDS encoding hypothetical protein (conserved hypothetical protein) — protein MTRTRSYKDDLLKALTDPEEAREYLNAALEDENPEVFLLALRDVVEANSTMSELARVTNRNRESLYKTLSEKGNPQLNSVRSILNNLGFKLAVDTKNQK, from the coding sequence ATGACTAGAACTAGAAGTTATAAAGACGATTTACTAAAAGCTTTAACCGACCCAGAAGAAGCCAGAGAATATCTCAATGCAGCTTTAGAAGACGAAAACCCAGAAGTCTTTTTACTAGCACTGCGAGATGTCGTGGAAGCTAACAGCACCATGAGCGAACTAGCACGAGTAACCAACCGCAATCGCGAGAGTTTATACAAAACCCTTTCAGAAAAAGGCAATCCCCAACTCAATAGCGTCCGCAGTATTCTCAATAACTTAGGTTTCAAATTAGCAGTAGATACTAAAAATCAAAAGTGA